A single Lactuca sativa cultivar Salinas chromosome 8, Lsat_Salinas_v11, whole genome shotgun sequence DNA region contains:
- the LOC111903612 gene encoding protein ANTAGONIST OF LIKE HETEROCHROMATIN PROTEIN 1-like: MYKAEYLRRPTSTDIQKLYEAHEARHGFPGMLGSIDCIHWNWRNYPTELRGQYMRGDHQYPTMILEAVTSQDLWFWHVFYGVAGSNNDLNILYQSPLFDEKYHGTGPDCSFDLNVEHYKHGYYLADGIYPTWAVFVKAYPYPITDKMKRFKVAQESARKDVERAFGVLKGRWAILKMSAQTLTVKKTKNIMYACIILHNMILKDEGAAISPMHQPDSPMTKSKTQKSYMNYAMMKLTTSFDLILLITLNIVLNDVESGLSGLGKKGFPYVVGWEKLK; encoded by the exons ATGTATAAGGCTGAATATTTACGCCGTCCAACATCCACTGACATTCAAAAATTGTATGAAGCACATGAAGCTAGACATGGATTCCCTGGAATGCTTGGTAGCATTGACTGCATACATTGGAATTGGAGGAATTATCCAACAGAACTGAGAGGCCAATACATGAGGGGTGACCATCAGTATCCAACAATGATACTAGAAGCAGTGACATCACAAGATTTATGGTTTTGGCATGTATTCTATGGTGTAGCTGGTTCGAACAATGATTTGAACATCCTCTACCAATCACCATTGTTTGATGAGAAATATCATGGAACAGGACCTGATTGCTCATTTGATCTGAATGTTGAACACTACAAGCATGGTTACTATCTTGCCGATGGAATATATCCAACATGGGCTGTATTCGTGAAGGCATATCCATATCCAATAACAGACAAAATGAAACGGTTCAAGGTGGCACAAGAATCAGCAAGAAAGGACGTAGAACGTGCGTTTGGGGTCCTTAAAGGACGTTGGGCCATATTAAAGATGTCGGCACAGACTTTGACGGTGAAGAAAACGAAAAACATAATGTATGCTTGTATTATACTGCACAATATGATACTGAAAGATGAGGGTGCTGCGATATCTCCTATGCATCAGCCCGACTCCCCAATGACAAAGTCGAAGACCCAGAAATCATACATGAATTACGCAATGATGAAACTCACCACCAGCTTCGATCTGATCTTACTGATCACCTTGAACAT TGTG TTAAATGATGTGGAAAGTGGGTTGAGTGGGTTGGGAAAGAAAGGATTTCCATATGTTGTGGGTTGGGAAAAATTGAAGTGA